In Carassius gibelio isolate Cgi1373 ecotype wild population from Czech Republic chromosome B4, carGib1.2-hapl.c, whole genome shotgun sequence, one DNA window encodes the following:
- the fgl2a gene encoding fibrinogen-like 2a, with protein sequence MKLVYVCCSLLIAVWQEVEASGSGPSGVQDRVSGGSSCSQVRLKPAGQCEDEEECPYQITLPPLTIQLPKQFRLLEKTMKELQSLKETVNRLKSSCLECSSQQVDLNLQKDSGDPPTKSAELSRGDTSTRVYQNGNNSDNDIVQHMQVKMNRMSISLKNARSQINSLQGRLEELNLLNQQNVEDIVDRKVENITGIVNKISNTCTNCPRQKTIQPDPPFQHLITPRDCSDISTLGQRKSGVYKVTPDPRNASFAVYCDMEEFGGGWTVLQRRINGTVSFNRNWADYKKGFGDPKGEYWLGNDKIHLLTKTKDMILRIELEDYEGTRGYAKYEQFYVSNEFLNYRLSLSGYSGTAGNAMQFSKHFNHDQKFFSTPDKDNDMYPSGNCGAYYGSGWWFDACMSANLNGKYYKSKYKGKRDGIFWSTWHNLTSEYYPTNYRQAFKSVKMMIRPKNYAP encoded by the exons ATGAAACTGGTGTACGTGTGCTGTTCTCTGCTGATAGCCGTCTGGCAGGAAGTAGAAGCTTCTGGTAGTGGCCCCTCTGGGGTTCAGGACAGGGTGTCAGGAGGTTCCAGCTGCTCCCAGGTGAGACTGAAGCCAGCTGGGCAATGTGAAGATGAGGAAGAGTGCCCGTACCAGATCACACTGCCACCGCTGACTATCCAGCTTCCCAAACAATTCCGTCTACTGGAGAAGACCATGAAGGAACTGCAAAGCTTGAAGGAGACAGTAAACAGGTTGAAGAGCTCCTGTTTGGAGTGCAGCTCACAGCAAGTGGACCTCAACTTGCAGAAGGACAGTGGAGACCCTCCAACAAAAAGCGCAGAGCTGAGTCGAGGGGATACCAGCACAAGAGTCTACCAGAATGGGAACAACAGTGATAATGACATTGTACAACACATGCAGGTGAAGATGAATCGCATGTCTATCAGCCTGAAGAATGCACGTTCACAGATTAACTCCCTACAGGGCCGTCTGGAGGAGCTTAACCTCCTCAATCAGCAAAATGTGGAGGATATAGTGGACAGAAAAGTTGAGAACATTACCGGGATTGTCAACAAAATCAGCAACACTTGCACAAATTGTCCACGTCAAAAAACAATTCAACCAGATCCTCCATTTCAGC ACCTCATCACTCCCAGAGACTGCTCTGACATCAGCACACTGGGGCAGAGAAAAAGTGGGGTGTACAAGGTGACCCCTGATCCCAGAAATGCCAGCTTTGCGGTGTACTGTGACATGGAGGAATTTGGTGGTGGATGGACAGTCTTGCAGCGTCGCATCAACGGCACCGTGAGCTTCAACCGTAACTGGGCTGACTACAAGAAGGGCTTTGGTGACCCTAAAGGCGAGTACTGGCTTGGCAATGATAAAATCCACCTGCTTACCAAAACCAAGGACATGATCCTGCGCATTGAGCTCGAAGATTATGAGGGCACACGTGGGTATGCCAAGTACGAACAGTTCTATGTATCCAACGAGTTCCTCAATTATCGTCTGTCTTTGAGCGGGTACTCGGGGACTGCTGGAAATGCTATGCAGTTCAGTAAACACTTCAACCATGATCAGAAGTTCTTCAGTACACCGGACAAGGACAACGACATGTACCCCTCAGGGAACTGTGGAGCATACTATGGGTCGGGCTGGTGGTTTGATGCCTGCATGTCAGCAAACCTCAATGGCAAATACTACAAATCAAAGTACAAAGGGAAGAGGGATGGGATCTTCTGGAGCACGTGGCACAACCTGACTTCTGAGTACTATCCGACAAACTACAGACAAGCATTTAAAAGTGTCAAAATGATGATAAGGCCAAAGAATTATGCACCCTAA
- the sinup gene encoding siaz-interacting nuclear protein isoform X1: MAQHNNEQTEAAQSYSDTETDKSYVSVFKRRQPLTFSPNRKYVLAVVSPLQKQDSCQTVLADDGSFRASSPAYENNRRENRYDYSPVHWTSSTVTTFEPFSFDERDAARRVERERRLQEFRQMQERQWRSTFKANPIRRYKPLVQLCGQSQTHSQQSK, from the exons ATGGCTCAACATAACAATGAACAAACGGAAGCCGCACAGAGTTATTCAG ATACAGAAACCGATAAGAGCTACGTAAGTGTATTTAAACGGAGACAGCCGTTAACGTTCTCGCCTAACCGCAAGTACGTTTTGGCCGTCGTCTCCCCTCTGCAGAAACAGGACAGCTGTCAAACTG TCTTGGCAGATGATGGATCTTTTAGAGCATCTTCACCTGCTTATGAAAATAACAGAAGAGAAAACCGATACGATTACAG CCCAGTACATTGGACTTCATCAACAGTGACCACTTTTGAGCCATTCTCTTTTGATGAGCGTGATGCTGCACGGAGAGTTGAGCGTGAGAGGAGACTGCAGGAGTTTCGCCAGATGCAAGAACGGCAGTGG CGCTCAACATTTAAAGCGAATCCAATAAGAAGATACAAACCACTTGTTCAACTCTGTGGACAGTCCCAGACCCATTCACAACAgtcaaaataa
- the sinup gene encoding siaz-interacting nuclear protein isoform X2 has translation MSNTETDKSYVSVFKRRQPLTFSPNRKYVLAVVSPLQKQDSCQTVLADDGSFRASSPAYENNRRENRYDYSPVHWTSSTVTTFEPFSFDERDAARRVERERRLQEFRQMQERQWRSTFKANPIRRYKPLVQLCGQSQTHSQQSK, from the exons atgtcaA ATACAGAAACCGATAAGAGCTACGTAAGTGTATTTAAACGGAGACAGCCGTTAACGTTCTCGCCTAACCGCAAGTACGTTTTGGCCGTCGTCTCCCCTCTGCAGAAACAGGACAGCTGTCAAACTG TCTTGGCAGATGATGGATCTTTTAGAGCATCTTCACCTGCTTATGAAAATAACAGAAGAGAAAACCGATACGATTACAG CCCAGTACATTGGACTTCATCAACAGTGACCACTTTTGAGCCATTCTCTTTTGATGAGCGTGATGCTGCACGGAGAGTTGAGCGTGAGAGGAGACTGCAGGAGTTTCGCCAGATGCAAGAACGGCAGTGG CGCTCAACATTTAAAGCGAATCCAATAAGAAGATACAAACCACTTGTTCAACTCTGTGGACAGTCCCAGACCCATTCACAACAgtcaaaataa